A genomic window from Litoribacterium kuwaitense includes:
- a CDS encoding M15 family metallopeptidase — translation MISKQIPWTTIFSVVFLILVLLVTSACSPNGASSSEELPADETYQTDEKPSSAEEAAAEPAASEQEDNENAEPPREQSDRPVFNPETDVDENNVITDPNSTLVLVNKTYKLPADYIPADLVEPAIDFPFTEQLPKRLMREEAARAIEPLFQAAKDEGLQLFAISGYRSYDRQETIFASNVNRYGSEEEANEVSAIPGESEHQTGLTMDVSTPSVNNTLTEDFADTPEGQWLKENAHQFGFIIRFPKDKVDITQYSYEPWHIRYVGEEHAEKIYNESITLEEYLQAPSTM, via the coding sequence ATGATCTCTAAACAAATTCCATGGACAACAATTTTTTCAGTCGTTTTTTTAATTCTTGTTTTACTGGTGACTTCAGCTTGTTCTCCAAATGGCGCGTCGTCTTCGGAGGAATTACCTGCAGACGAGACATACCAAACAGACGAGAAGCCGTCTAGTGCTGAAGAAGCCGCAGCTGAGCCTGCCGCTTCTGAACAAGAAGACAATGAAAACGCAGAACCACCACGTGAACAATCTGATCGACCCGTTTTTAACCCTGAAACCGATGTAGATGAAAATAATGTCATCACTGACCCAAACAGCACGCTCGTTTTAGTAAATAAAACGTATAAGCTGCCTGCTGATTATATTCCTGCTGATCTTGTCGAACCAGCAATAGATTTTCCTTTTACAGAGCAATTGCCTAAGCGTTTAATGCGTGAAGAAGCCGCGCGAGCAATTGAACCATTGTTTCAAGCAGCAAAAGACGAAGGGCTGCAGCTATTTGCAATTTCAGGATATCGCTCGTATGACCGACAAGAAACGATCTTCGCATCGAACGTTAATCGCTACGGTTCCGAAGAAGAAGCAAATGAAGTCAGTGCGATTCCCGGGGAAAGTGAACATCAAACAGGTTTAACGATGGATGTGTCAACCCCCTCTGTCAACAACACGCTTACAGAGGACTTTGCAGATACCCCTGAAGGGCAATGGTTGAAAGAAAATGCCCATCAGTTTGGATTTATTATACGTTTTCCAAAAGATAAAGTAGATATTACACAGTATAGTTACGAGCCATGGCATATTCGCTATGTCGGTGAAGAGCATGCTGAAAAGATCTACAACGAATCCATTACTTTAGAAGAATATTTACAAGCTCCAAGTACGATGTAA
- a CDS encoding DegV family protein → MRALTVLITDSASDLPLKWCQENDVKLLSLHVLLNGKDYQEHHEITSKEVYDAMRNGAVPKTAQIQPDTFIQTFKACAEKGDAVIYMAFSSELSGTYQTAELVHKELLEEYPSFQLTIIDSKCASLGLGLLVHQAVKWRDEGLAYDELVKRIRKHHSSIDHIFTVDDLDYLQRGGRISKAAAMMGGLLHIKPILHAVEGRLLPLEKVRGNKKKLQRMLDLMEERGVHLGEQTIFISHADAIDQAELFRNAIEERFGTTSFVIESIGSVIGAHVGPGTIAIFYFKETVK, encoded by the coding sequence GTGAGAGCGTTGACAGTATTAATTACAGACAGTGCAAGTGACCTTCCACTAAAATGGTGTCAGGAAAACGATGTTAAGCTCCTATCTCTGCACGTACTTTTAAATGGAAAAGACTATCAGGAGCATCACGAAATCACATCGAAAGAAGTCTATGATGCGATGAGAAACGGCGCTGTGCCAAAAACAGCCCAAATACAACCAGATACATTTATCCAAACTTTTAAAGCGTGTGCGGAAAAAGGAGATGCTGTCATTTACATGGCTTTTTCTTCTGAACTTTCGGGCACATACCAAACAGCAGAGCTCGTTCACAAAGAATTACTCGAAGAATATCCTTCTTTTCAATTAACAATCATTGATTCTAAGTGTGCTTCTCTCGGTTTAGGGTTGCTCGTTCATCAAGCCGTCAAATGGCGAGACGAAGGTTTAGCTTACGACGAGCTTGTTAAACGTATTAGAAAACACCACAGCAGTATCGATCATATATTTACAGTGGATGATCTCGATTATTTGCAACGCGGCGGCCGAATCAGTAAAGCGGCAGCAATGATGGGTGGCTTACTTCATATAAAACCCATTCTTCATGCTGTCGAGGGTCGCCTCCTTCCATTAGAAAAAGTACGCGGAAACAAGAAGAAACTACAACGCATGCTTGATTTAATGGAAGAACGTGGTGTCCATTTAGGAGAACAAACAATTTTTATCAGTCATGCCGATGCGATTGATCAAGCAGAACTTTTTCGAAACGCGATTGAAGAACGATTTGGCACGACGTCGTTTGTCATCGAGTCCATCGGTTCAGTGATTGGCGCACACGTAGGCCCAGGAACGATCGCTATCTTTTATTTTAAAGAAACCGTAAAGTAA
- a CDS encoding YitT family protein — MVWTEIRKILIIIFGALLNAIALNVFLIPANVYASGFSGASQLIATILEQPGLTGIILFILNIPVTILGWKKVGKLFTIYSFLSVIMLTFFLEIIPIVEQTEDILLYSVFGGVTSAIGVGLTMKFGASTGGMDIIAMVLSRMKDKPVGTYFFILNSLIIVIAGVYFEPEKALYTLVALYATTRVIDVIHTRHEKLTVMIVSSKAEELEAAIHARLVRGITTVPARGAFSKEDKNMLVMVITRYELYDLEHTIREVDPNAFTNVVQTTSVFGFFRKD, encoded by the coding sequence ATGGTGTGGACGGAAATAAGAAAAATTTTAATTATTATTTTTGGAGCTCTCCTCAATGCGATTGCGCTCAATGTTTTTTTAATTCCAGCAAACGTCTATGCAAGTGGCTTTTCTGGAGCATCTCAATTAATAGCGACAATCCTAGAGCAGCCTGGCTTAACAGGTATCATCTTATTTATTCTCAACATTCCAGTTACGATTTTAGGATGGAAAAAGGTAGGGAAGCTATTTACGATATATAGTTTTTTGTCCGTCATTATGCTAACTTTTTTCCTTGAAATTATTCCGATCGTGGAGCAAACTGAAGATATCTTATTGTATTCTGTGTTTGGCGGAGTGACCTCTGCTATCGGTGTAGGGCTAACGATGAAATTCGGTGCTTCTACCGGAGGAATGGACATCATTGCCATGGTGTTATCGCGTATGAAGGACAAGCCTGTCGGTACATATTTCTTTATCCTCAATAGCTTGATTATCGTCATAGCAGGTGTTTATTTTGAGCCAGAAAAAGCCCTATACACACTTGTCGCCCTTTATGCCACGACACGGGTGATCGATGTCATCCATACACGGCATGAGAAGCTCACGGTCATGATTGTCTCCTCTAAAGCAGAAGAGCTAGAGGCAGCAATTCATGCTCGGTTAGTTCGTGGAATCACCACAGTGCCAGCTCGAGGTGCGTTTTCTAAAGAGGATAAGAATATGCTGGTCATGGTCATTACGCGGTACGAACTGTATGATTTAGAGCATACGATTCGCGAAGTCGATCCAAACGCGTTTACGAATGTAGTTCAGACGACAAGCGTCTTCGGGTTTTTTCGCAAAGATTAA
- a CDS encoding BsuPI-related putative proteinase inhibitor yields the protein MMKKQWWQSIVFIVAILALTACAGETEVTETEEDPASQEETTDSGAQGSEDASDIEQLAIEASPDVWTSGADLRVILTNNTSEDITLESSSGEIVQVIVTNENGDVVYKSSDDEAFTQAQEETTIAAENDVRWTPYWDLTSEGERVPGGTYEMQATLMADTANGEAIGSELIAGPVEIEIPEVDHSVFKDISVEGESGAYTVSGEVAVEQGPFSYAVEDGHNVLLESTPFPELAESEGWSAFSFDVNVEETDLPQNGSLVIVLSNEAGDEKSVRLEQFKQE from the coding sequence ATGATGAAGAAACAATGGTGGCAAAGTATCGTTTTTATAGTGGCCATTTTGGCGCTGACTGCTTGTGCAGGAGAAACGGAAGTGACTGAGACAGAAGAGGATCCCGCTTCTCAAGAGGAAACAACAGATTCTGGTGCGCAAGGGTCTGAGGATGCTTCTGACATAGAGCAGCTTGCAATCGAAGCCTCACCCGATGTTTGGACAAGTGGTGCAGATCTAAGGGTGATTCTTACTAATAACACATCAGAGGACATCACTCTTGAAAGTAGCTCGGGCGAAATCGTTCAAGTCATTGTAACGAATGAAAATGGCGATGTCGTTTATAAATCAAGTGATGATGAAGCTTTTACACAAGCGCAGGAAGAGACAACGATCGCTGCTGAAAATGATGTTCGTTGGACACCTTATTGGGATCTTACGTCTGAAGGAGAGCGAGTTCCAGGCGGCACTTACGAAATGCAGGCGACGCTAATGGCAGATACCGCGAATGGGGAAGCAATTGGTTCTGAGCTGATCGCTGGTCCTGTGGAGATTGAAATTCCTGAAGTAGACCACTCTGTATTCAAGGACATTTCAGTTGAAGGAGAAAGTGGCGCTTATACAGTGTCAGGTGAAGTAGCTGTAGAACAAGGCCCTTTTTCATATGCTGTTGAAGATGGACACAATGTTCTTTTAGAAAGCACACCTTTCCCTGAGCTTGCTGAAAGTGAGGGATGGTCAGCTTTTTCCTTCGATGTAAACGTTGAGGAAACAGACCTTCCGCAAAATGGTTCATTAGTGATCGTACTCTCAAATGAAGCTGGAGATGAAAAAAGCGTCCGCTTAGAGCAATTTAAACAAGAATAA
- a CDS encoding NifU N-terminal domain-containing protein, protein MQAQAQYTPNPNAVKFVADQSLFEGSRSIHGKKGDDMSHPLLKGILALDGVESIMAYDDFVSVNKSEPANWEELEPAILDVFISYNK, encoded by the coding sequence ATGCAAGCTCAAGCACAATATACCCCGAACCCTAATGCCGTAAAGTTTGTTGCGGATCAATCCTTATTTGAAGGGTCTAGAAGCATTCATGGAAAAAAAGGTGACGACATGTCTCATCCACTGCTTAAAGGCATTTTAGCTTTAGACGGCGTGGAAAGCATTATGGCATATGATGATTTCGTTTCAGTTAATAAGTCCGAACCAGCAAATTGGGAAGAACTTGAACCAGCGATTTTAGATGTATTTATTTCATACAACAAATAA
- a CDS encoding competence protein, whose amino-acid sequence MSRKSKSRRFVQQGALSVHQHDLRFPYRSTYKEAEDKNEV is encoded by the coding sequence ATGAGTCGGAAAAGCAAATCAAGGCGTTTTGTTCAGCAAGGAGCTCTGTCTGTGCATCAGCACGACCTTCGTTTCCCTTATCGAAGCACCTATAAGGAAGCTGAAGATAAAAACGAGGTGTAG
- a CDS encoding metal-sulfur cluster assembly factor — translation MDEAMKENIMGALENVIDPELGIDIVNLGLIYDVDLDDEGHLVVTMTLTAMGCPLAGVIENEVRTAVSEIPEVQSVDVNIVWNPPWGKDKMSRMAKIALGVPD, via the coding sequence ATGGATGAAGCGATGAAAGAGAATATTATGGGCGCTTTGGAAAATGTCATCGACCCAGAATTAGGAATCGACATTGTGAATTTAGGTTTAATTTATGATGTGGACTTAGATGATGAAGGCCACCTTGTTGTCACAATGACGTTGACAGCGATGGGATGCCCTTTAGCCGGAGTTATTGAAAATGAAGTAAGAACGGCTGTTTCTGAAATTCCAGAAGTACAGTCTGTCGATGTAAATATCGTTTGGAATCCGCCTTGGGGCAAAGACAAAATGTCTAGGATGGCTAAAATTGCTCTCGGTGTCCCTGATTAA
- the argC gene encoding N-acetyl-gamma-glutamyl-phosphate reductase — protein sequence MNVGIVGATGYGGVELIRLLHHHPEVKQIHVYSTTKEGEPLHKTYPHLGGQQGTLILKSFQPEEMARECDVVFLAAPAGVSAEISPLLFDTGVKIIDLSGDLRIQDREKYKAWYHREPAPERVIEEAVYGLSEWARPAIEKAKIIANPGCYPTAALTGLLPVVKKGLIDLGTLIIDAKSGVSGAGRTPSANAHFPEMNDNLKIYKVNQHQHIPEIEQMLATVHHSSEVPPVTFSTHLVPMTRGIMSTMYASLTNKGTTLEKVRAVYEEAYRDAPFVRVRDDGNFPTTRDVYGSNYCDIGLTLDERTGRLTIVSVIDNLVKGAAGQAVHNFNLMFGFDEMDGLRLLPVYP from the coding sequence ATGAATGTCGGAATTGTAGGTGCAACAGGTTACGGAGGCGTGGAGCTTATTAGGCTGTTGCATCATCATCCAGAAGTGAAGCAAATACATGTATATTCAACAACAAAAGAGGGAGAACCGCTGCATAAAACGTATCCACATCTTGGCGGTCAGCAAGGAACGCTTATTCTAAAATCATTTCAACCAGAAGAAATGGCTAGAGAATGTGACGTCGTTTTTTTAGCGGCTCCTGCTGGTGTGTCAGCAGAAATATCGCCACTTCTTTTTGACACCGGAGTGAAAATCATTGACTTATCTGGAGATCTTCGCATTCAAGATCGTGAGAAGTATAAAGCATGGTATCATCGCGAGCCAGCGCCTGAGCGAGTGATTGAAGAAGCTGTCTACGGGTTGTCAGAATGGGCAAGGCCAGCCATTGAGAAAGCTAAAATTATTGCTAATCCAGGTTGTTATCCGACGGCCGCTCTAACCGGATTACTTCCCGTTGTTAAAAAAGGTCTCATTGATTTAGGAACGTTAATCATTGATGCGAAATCAGGTGTTTCAGGAGCTGGTCGAACGCCCTCAGCTAACGCACATTTTCCAGAAATGAACGATAACTTAAAAATTTATAAAGTCAATCAGCATCAGCATATTCCTGAAATTGAACAGATGCTTGCTACGGTACATCATTCTTCTGAAGTACCGCCAGTGACTTTTAGTACACATCTTGTTCCAATGACAAGAGGCATTATGTCAACGATGTACGCTTCTCTGACAAACAAAGGTACGACGCTAGAAAAAGTGCGAGCGGTCTATGAAGAGGCGTACCGCGATGCTCCGTTTGTGAGAGTGCGCGACGACGGAAATTTTCCAACAACCCGCGATGTATATGGTTCCAACTATTGTGATATTGGATTGACGCTTGATGAGCGGACGGGGCGATTAACGATCGTTTCGGTGATTGATAATTTAGTAAAAGGAGCGGCCGGTCAGGCTGTTCACAATTTTAACCTTATGTTTGGTTTTGACGAAATGGACGGACTTCGCTTGCTGCCAGTATATCCATAA
- the argJ gene encoding bifunctional ornithine acetyltransferase/N-acetylglutamate synthase: MLTSSTALTHQETGSITSPKGFKAAGIHAGFKYKRNDLGVIYSETPATSAAVYTLNHFPAAPIKVTKESISEEGLLQAVVVNSAFANACTGKRGEDDAYEMRGLAASHLRIPDHYVAVASTGVIGELIPMEKMRAGMAQLQPESGDHSAASFNQAILTTDLKVKSACWTMEIDGKTVTIGGSAKGSGMINPNMATMLSFITTDANIALPALNQALKEVTDKTFNRITVDGETSTNDMVLVMANGQAENDELTTDHEEWDIFVEGLRRVSEDLSKMVARDGEGATKLIEVEVDGAATENEAGVIAKRIVGSDLVKTAVYGADANWGRIIQAIGQSSATIDPEKVDVWIGPIQMLKESRPLHFSEEQASAYLKEEQVTIKVDLHVGNACAKAWGCDLTYDYIKINASYRT; encoded by the coding sequence ATGTTAACTTCATCGACAGCCCTGACCCATCAAGAAACCGGAAGCATTACATCGCCAAAAGGCTTCAAGGCGGCAGGTATTCACGCTGGGTTTAAATATAAACGAAATGACCTTGGTGTCATTTATTCAGAAACACCTGCCACGAGTGCAGCAGTGTATACATTGAATCATTTTCCGGCTGCACCCATTAAAGTAACGAAAGAAAGCATTTCAGAAGAAGGACTCCTGCAAGCGGTTGTTGTTAATTCGGCGTTTGCCAACGCTTGCACAGGAAAGCGTGGAGAAGATGATGCGTATGAGATGAGGGGGTTAGCGGCAAGCCATTTACGCATACCTGATCATTACGTCGCTGTCGCATCGACAGGCGTCATTGGAGAACTCATCCCAATGGAAAAAATGCGTGCGGGAATGGCCCAGCTGCAGCCAGAATCTGGAGATCATAGCGCTGCATCATTTAACCAGGCCATTTTAACGACAGATTTAAAGGTGAAATCGGCGTGCTGGACAATGGAAATCGACGGGAAGACGGTAACGATTGGTGGATCTGCGAAAGGCTCTGGAATGATCAACCCGAATATGGCAACGATGCTTTCTTTTATAACAACCGATGCAAATATCGCTTTGCCTGCACTGAATCAAGCTTTAAAAGAAGTGACAGATAAGACATTCAATCGCATTACCGTTGACGGTGAAACGTCTACAAACGATATGGTCTTAGTCATGGCAAATGGTCAGGCTGAAAACGACGAGCTGACAACTGATCATGAGGAGTGGGACATATTTGTTGAAGGATTACGACGAGTGTCAGAGGACCTATCGAAAATGGTTGCCCGCGACGGTGAAGGGGCGACCAAGCTGATCGAGGTAGAGGTTGACGGGGCAGCGACCGAAAACGAAGCTGGTGTGATTGCTAAAAGAATCGTCGGCTCTGACCTCGTAAAAACAGCCGTTTACGGTGCTGATGCAAATTGGGGACGAATCATTCAAGCCATTGGACAGAGTTCGGCAACGATTGATCCAGAAAAAGTCGATGTCTGGATAGGCCCGATTCAAATGCTGAAAGAAAGCCGTCCCCTTCATTTTTCAGAAGAACAAGCTTCAGCTTATCTTAAAGAAGAACAAGTGACGATTAAAGTGGATTTACATGTTGGGAATGCATGTGCTAAAGCATGGGGATGCGACTTAACGTATGACTACATTAAAATAAATGCAAGCTATCGAACGTAA
- the argB gene encoding acetylglutamate kinase encodes MTRPIVVIKCGGSTLDNLSDCFFQGVKQLQMDGKQPVIVHGGGPDIESVLEKMAIKTEFHEGLRKTTASVMEVVEMVLAGRVNKRLVTKLRTCGIDASGLAGCDGGMLQCQAINRELLGYVGDVKHVQTNVLEGLIDDCIVPVIAPLGVDSEGIHYNINADTAASAIANALQAEQMMFVTDVPGIMKDGQVIQELTETDVEQLMTDGTIYGGMIPKVKAALATLKGSLKEVAIVQGAQNHSQNGICGTTITRSLEVVR; translated from the coding sequence ATGACGCGACCTATCGTTGTAATCAAGTGTGGAGGAAGTACGCTGGATAACTTATCAGATTGCTTTTTTCAAGGGGTTAAGCAATTGCAGATGGATGGAAAGCAGCCTGTTATTGTCCACGGTGGCGGTCCTGACATTGAGAGCGTGCTTGAGAAAATGGCGATTAAAACAGAGTTTCATGAAGGATTAAGAAAAACGACCGCATCTGTGATGGAAGTTGTTGAGATGGTTTTAGCCGGTCGGGTGAATAAGCGACTCGTGACGAAGCTAAGAACATGTGGCATTGATGCTTCAGGGCTTGCTGGGTGTGACGGCGGGATGCTTCAATGCCAAGCAATTAATAGAGAGCTGCTCGGCTACGTCGGCGACGTTAAGCATGTGCAAACGAATGTCTTAGAAGGGTTAATCGATGACTGCATCGTGCCAGTGATTGCACCCCTCGGTGTTGACAGTGAAGGCATTCATTACAATATCAACGCCGATACAGCAGCAAGTGCCATTGCCAATGCTTTACAGGCTGAGCAAATGATGTTTGTGACCGACGTTCCGGGTATTATGAAAGATGGGCAGGTCATCCAAGAATTGACAGAGACGGATGTAGAGCAGCTGATGACTGATGGCACGATTTATGGAGGAATGATCCCAAAAGTAAAAGCAGCTTTAGCCACCTTAAAAGGATCGTTGAAAGAGGTTGCTATCGTTCAAGGGGCACAAAATCATAGTCAAAACGGAATTTGTGGAACGACAATTACACGTAGTCTGGAGGTCGTAAGATGA
- a CDS encoding acetylornithine transaminase produces MSHLFKTYGRWPIEIQAAEAATMTDTNEKTYVDLTSGLGVVNVGHCHPDVLAAVEKQLKQYWHTSNLFESSLQEKVATQLTENTELDLAFFCNSGAEANEGAIKLAKKHTGRTKIVTLQQSFHGRTFGAMAATGQDKIKAGFGPMLTEFVHIPLEDISALHEAVDDNTAAVMLEVIQGESGVRLASSAYLKAVEEACQNNGALLIIDEVQTGIGRTGSFFAYQSEGIDPDVVTVAKGLSNGLPVGAILGKHSLADAFSPGSHGTTFGGNPVAMAAASAVISIVKNDDFLQAVSSKGEAWIAQFKEELHDHPLVKDIRGKGLMIGIEMEKPVSPLITRLQEKGFLTLSAGENVLRLLPPLIISEDLLEDFVKTLKETMIAWHKETEQLV; encoded by the coding sequence ATGAGTCATCTTTTTAAGACATACGGTCGGTGGCCCATTGAAATTCAAGCTGCTGAAGCTGCAACAATGACAGATACAAATGAAAAGACTTACGTTGATTTAACATCTGGGCTTGGAGTTGTCAACGTTGGGCATTGTCATCCAGATGTTTTAGCGGCAGTGGAAAAGCAGTTAAAGCAATATTGGCATACGTCTAACTTATTTGAAAGCAGCTTACAGGAGAAGGTTGCCACCCAGTTAACAGAAAATACGGAGCTGGACCTTGCTTTCTTTTGTAATTCAGGCGCGGAAGCCAATGAGGGCGCGATTAAGTTAGCAAAAAAGCATACTGGACGCACGAAAATTGTGACCCTCCAGCAATCGTTTCATGGTCGGACGTTCGGAGCGATGGCAGCAACGGGACAAGATAAAATTAAAGCTGGCTTTGGACCTATGCTTACAGAATTTGTTCATATTCCGCTAGAAGATATCAGTGCGCTTCACGAAGCAGTGGACGACAATACAGCGGCAGTGATGCTTGAAGTCATTCAAGGTGAAAGCGGTGTTCGGTTAGCCTCTTCAGCCTATTTAAAAGCGGTAGAGGAAGCATGTCAAAATAACGGTGCCCTTTTGATCATTGACGAAGTCCAAACAGGCATTGGCCGAACTGGCTCGTTTTTTGCTTATCAATCGGAAGGAATCGATCCCGATGTCGTTACAGTTGCTAAAGGCTTAAGTAATGGCTTGCCAGTAGGAGCAATCTTAGGCAAGCATTCTTTGGCAGACGCCTTCTCTCCGGGGAGTCATGGAACGACTTTTGGAGGAAACCCTGTCGCCATGGCAGCCGCTTCGGCAGTCATTTCAATTGTAAAGAACGATGACTTTCTTCAAGCTGTTTCATCCAAAGGCGAAGCATGGATTGCCCAATTTAAAGAGGAACTTCACGATCATCCGCTTGTTAAAGACATTCGCGGAAAAGGTTTAATGATTGGGATAGAAATGGAAAAGCCAGTAAGTCCATTGATAACCCGCTTGCAAGAAAAAGGGTTCTTGACATTAAGTGCTGGAGAAAACGTATTGCGTTTACTTCCCCCACTGATTATTTCAGAGGATTTATTAGAAGATTTTGTGAAGACGTTGAAAGAGACGATGATTGCTTGGCATAAAGAAACAGAGCAGCTTGTGTAA
- a CDS encoding carbamoyl phosphate synthase small subunit: protein MKGYLHLANDTTFEGTWITDTKAVTGEVVFFTGMTGYQEVITDPSFRGQIVVFTYPLIGNYGINATDMESKDIQITGAIIGELSEDGFHYESVKPFHAFLAERGIPVLANADTRDIVKAIRSEGMMGGELSPKPDPQWEGYKTIEEQHLAFETSVRAIETYPGDGAHVVLLDFGYKHSIREKLTSMGCKVSVVPHTATLADIQQLHPDGIVFSNGPGDPEQLGPMLPKLKTLSEMYPSLAICLGHQLMALAHGGATDKLKFGHRGANQPVFDHFKNKVFMTSQNHSFVVNENSMANSSFTTRFVNVNDGSIEGMVHEQLPIISVQFHPEANPGPADSDWMFAEFHQMMVTVRGEKVYA from the coding sequence ATGAAAGGGTATTTACATTTAGCCAATGATACAACCTTTGAAGGGACTTGGATCACAGACACGAAAGCTGTCACAGGAGAAGTCGTGTTTTTTACAGGGATGACCGGCTATCAAGAAGTCATTACCGACCCTTCCTTTCGTGGGCAAATTGTCGTTTTTACCTATCCTTTAATCGGTAATTACGGAATTAACGCCACTGATATGGAAAGTAAAGATATTCAAATTACAGGAGCAATCATTGGTGAGCTAAGCGAAGATGGGTTTCACTATGAAAGTGTCAAACCCTTTCATGCCTTCTTGGCTGAACGAGGCATCCCAGTTTTGGCAAATGCAGATACGAGGGATATTGTTAAAGCGATTCGCTCGGAAGGGATGATGGGGGGCGAGCTTAGTCCGAAACCTGATCCCCAATGGGAAGGATACAAAACAATTGAGGAGCAGCATTTAGCATTTGAAACTTCTGTGCGTGCGATCGAAACCTATCCAGGTGATGGCGCTCATGTCGTCTTGCTAGACTTTGGCTATAAGCATTCGATACGTGAGAAGCTAACGAGTATGGGCTGTAAAGTAAGTGTTGTTCCTCACACGGCAACTTTAGCAGATATTCAGCAGCTGCATCCGGATGGGATTGTCTTTTCAAACGGACCAGGCGATCCGGAACAGCTCGGACCAATGCTTCCTAAGCTTAAAACATTATCAGAGATGTACCCGTCGTTAGCCATTTGTCTAGGGCATCAACTAATGGCGCTTGCGCACGGTGGAGCTACGGATAAATTAAAATTTGGTCATAGAGGGGCAAATCAGCCAGTCTTTGATCATTTTAAAAACAAAGTGTTTATGACTTCGCAAAATCATAGCTTTGTTGTTAATGAAAACAGTATGGCTAATTCTTCATTTACAACCCGTTTTGTTAACGTCAATGACGGTTCTATAGAAGGAATGGTCCATGAACAATTGCCGATCATTTCGGTACAATTCCACCCTGAAGCGAATCCAGGACCAGCAGATAGTGATTGGATGTTTGCTGAATTTCACCAGATGATGGTCACCGTAAGAGGAGAGAAAGTATATGCCTAA